The sequence below is a genomic window from Uranotaenia lowii strain MFRU-FL chromosome 2, ASM2978415v1, whole genome shotgun sequence.
TATTACACTTACTGCCTTCAAATATTTCCCCCCGTAAATTCGCCCTAGTACAATACGCGCCGCGCAAGTGTGAATCGAGCCTACGACGATCTGGGGAGTGAACGGCCTGGCTTACGTTGTGGCATCCAACCCCAGCCGGGAAAGTTCTCTGGCGGTAGCTTGTGTGCAAGTGGAAGGACGATTTTATCGGTAAGTTttgtaaccattcatttaatggttacaataaaaattgtgatttttgggccagtttggatgaaaactttgtaaatattgtaaataaaaattattgttcgtaaatgtctaaaataagaataagatatctcatgtttgtgtggtgtcttgttctaattttaatagcaatcggctggtgtcatttagggatttagttttgtttatttatttatttattaatttattaaattcttcgttatttatttatttatttattttcgcgttatttatttattattcatttagttAGTTATTTGTTAGGTTTAGTTTTGTTAGATTAATATATTTTGTTATGGAATGCACgccataaaatgttttgttcgaaAAGACACCAGCCCTCTATATGTCAGTTCCTGTATTGTTACTGTCATGTTGCTGTCATCGAGCATCTTCGAAGGGGACAAAACATGCTTGACGGGAAATGGGAACATGGCGATGAAAGGACAAGAAAACCTATAAATAGGAGGAGCTCGAGAAGCTGGAGGCTTTTTCGAGTATTTCCGGTCCGAGGTTGAGCAGCAACAGCGCGTCACACACCTTACGTGACTAGCCCGTTTCCAACCGTACTTGGGTGGCATTGACCCCCTTCCCCGTTATTATCAGTTCCGGTAGTGGTCTGAACAATTTTCAACGGCCAGCTGGAAGCTTCACGACTCCATTTCCCAGCTGGTCGGTCGAGGTGGCAAAGTGAAGAGAACCCCAGAACAAGTGTCTTCCCCCAGTGCCGTGAATCACCATCAGCCTTTACGCGAACACACCGGTGTCCCGCGAGTGCTTTAGGTCGTGCCTGTGACTAGTGCCCCGCCCCCGTTACAACCCCCTTAGGGGCACTCCACGCTGTGGTGAGGTCTGGTGGGAATTCCCTCTGGGTGTTCTAGTGCCGACCAATCCGTTACTTGCCCCTCGATAGAGTGAGACACTCGCGTGGTTACCGTGCACACAAAAGCTCCCCGGACCGAAGTGAAACGGTAGGCCTACGCCCAACAGGCCGAGTTGTTGCGGGAATTGCCCAAATAGCAATTCCGGATTCCGTCCTGTTCCTGTATTCGTCCGATCCCGTTACGTTGTTCCAGCAGAagtcccccaacgagtcgaccaccGAGAAACGGCCGCAACGAGATCATCGAGATACCAAATAAAAGCGCAAGTACAAAAATAAAACCCAAAAACTTACCATTTCCTCTTCTAAAAATTTATATACATTCGAGAAACAAAACTCACAAAGAAAAGTGGATtggaaaattatgaataaattttgtatggtcttttctttcatccaaattgtcGAGTCTTTCTTTAAATGTGCATTCCCTGAAAGattaagaatatttttcctatcGTTATTTGTTTTCGTAAAGTTCAATTAAGGTTGAAAAGTCCGCCCATGAATCACAGTTTTAATTGTtgtagttgtttaaaaatatttctccgGTGATCAATTTAGTTTCCCCTGTTGAGCTAGCGCAGGGAAGTAGGGTCGCTACGATTCTAACTATTGGCGCCCaacgtaaaaattttttttgataaaatttcaattccatttaaaaaaataagaaaaagtggTCTACTTCCAAGACCAGAAGTAAATCCCTTTTTCTAATTGGTCTCCCGGAGAAATTCAGCTAAGATTAACTTCATTAAAATCGCGTAGTCGTTGAAGCAAGTTTTCTTAAAGTCAATTTCACGAGGAAATTTTGGGGATGAAAATTCACTGATTGTCGCGAATGATTATAACTATCATACAAACCATACTGTTCTCCCGAATTGTTAATCAATCTGAAATTGTTACTAACCATTCTACAGTACCTTCTCATCCAATagcaaaatttttagttcatatttGCCAAGACAAATCTATCATTTGGTTTTGTTCAAATCGCCAATATTGCATACTTTCTGGCGTTTAATACCCAAAGTTACCCACTAAGTGTATTTCTTTTTCAgctcatttttcgaaaatcgaaatattagtaaatttattattaGTTAATCTAGGATTAGTCAACGATGGAGGAGCTAAGCTTTAATCAAGCGCTAGATCGCTTGGTTAAATTATACCAGGTTATGCGGGTGGAGTTATTGGAGGAGGATGAACTCGAGCAAGAGCTCAAATGTCGCGATGTGATATTGTCGGGACTGGATTTGTCCAGGAAAAGGAAATGTTTGCGGGATGCTttaaaaagggaaaaagaaTCCGGTAGTAAATTAGGTTCCTTACATCTAAGAAGCGATCCCGAAAATGAACGGGAAATTTGCTtggtaaaatttaaacaacttaaaaaaacctTACAATCTAACACTTCCGACGACATGCAAAAAAGGATTTCCTTAGCTCGTCTAGCTCACGTGGGCGCTCGAGTAGCCACTCTCCTTTGCTCGTCACGGGGCTCACCAAACCTTTTGACGCAAATGCAGAATGTACTGGTGGAATTAGTGCAATTGATGCAAACCGCGATTGAACCACCGGGAAGCGAGCAACAGGATACCACCATAGACAACCCTTCGCAGGCAATGGTAGAGGCAACAGGCAGCGCCAGGTCCGAGGTTCCTACACCTACAGCCTTGGGCCAAGACGATCTCGACTGGATCCATAGCTTACAGGCGAGAATAGTAGGTCTCGAAGAAGAACTAGCTAAAAGAAAAGAAGGAAAGGATGCTGAAACTCAAACCAATCaggaaattcaaaatgtttcgAACCCATTAGATGGTGGCACcaacatgaattttgaaaatttttccgcTAATTCTAGTTTCCAAAACAATTCATTTCCTCGAATCCTTTCTAATCCCACGTATCCTCAAACAAATTCATTTTACCCCCAAATTCCTAATCATTACCCTTATTCAGCTTCAATAAATATTTCCCAACCCattcatgaaaacaaaatcCAAACCAATAGACCAActcctcaattctcaatttcaaATTGCCCTCTAAATAACAATAGCCATCCTCAAGATCCTTATCCCAATCCTTACAATCAATTTCCCGCACCTCTAAATTTCCCCAATCAAACCCTTCCGAATGTGAATGTTTCCCAAAATGTTGGTCAGCCAAATCCCCCAGCGCAAAATTTTCCGATGCAGAATCCTTCTCAGCCTCCGTTTGCCAACCGTTGGCTGCCGAACCAGTACCAGGGACAACCCGGTTTCCCTTATGGACCATCTGGAGGACAGTACGGACAACCTGGACTATCTTATCCGTTTCAGACCCCTGTTCAGTCTCGCCATACTTTGCCAGTTTCTAAATGGAACATTGCTAAATACAGCGGAGACGATCAAGGGTTGAAACTGAATGAGTTTCTGGAAGTGGTGCATGCTCTTTCCATGGCCGAAAGGGTTTCCGAGCAGGAGCTTTTCGAATCGGCAGTTCATCTGTTTACCGGATCCGCGTTGAAGTGGTATATGACCCAGCGCTCCATGGGTCGGCTCATCAGCTGGCAGCATTTAGTCTTTGAGCTTCGAAGGACATATTTGCATCCGGATTTGGACGCCCTCATCAAGATGAAGGTCTACCAAAGACGCCAACGGCAGCAGGAATCGTTCTACGAGTTCTACAGCGAGGTAGAAAAGCTGATCCGGACCATGAGCGCTCCAATTCCGGAATTTGAAAAGATCCAAATCCTCCAACAGAACATGAGGATGGATTATAAAAAGCAAATGGCTTTCGTTCCTGTTCTGAATCTGGAGTCATTAGTCGCGGCGGGTCAAAAGCTTGATGCTCTCAACTTTTCAGCCTACAATAAAGTTTTTGGTCCAGATAAAGTGGTCAACGTGATTGAAGGATCTGATCACAAGCAGGCCACCAAAAACAGGCAGCAGGTGGCCACTTCGGACACCAGTGCTGCAGTACAACAGCTGCAGAACTCATATCCTCGGGCGGCTGTGGCAGGTTCAAAAGGGAACAGTGCTCCGAAGAGTCAGAACCAGTTCTCGCCAAATTTACCTGGCCCGTCACGTCAATTGGTTGGTAAATCATCCGGGGAAACATCCAGCAGTCAGTCACAGCCACCACTAACGTTGGAGATGGTGGTGAACAACCATAAGCCTCCTCCTTCAAATCGATGCTACAATTGCAATCGAGAGGGGCATCACGCAGCAATATGTCGTCAGCCACCAATCATTGTCTGCTTCAAGTGTGGGCTTCGTGGCTTCCCGACAGCAATGTGTCCGTACTGTGTAAAAAACCACGGTACTGCGAACCAAAACCGCGGTTCGCAGGAACGCCAGGCGTAAGCACTTCATCCATTGACTCATCCGCTCCACCGTGGTTCTGGGAAACGGTCCCAAACCACTATTATTCTAGAGATACTGAAATCTGCAACATCTCCTATCCTTTTCCAAACGATCATCGTCCCTTTGTTGAAATCCGTATTCATGATTTCCCAGTTCGAGCACTGCTAGACAGCGGCAGTAATTACTCACTAATCAGCGAGAATCTCTTCGCCAAAACCAGGCAGAAAAAGGTTTTTGCGTTAGCCAAATCATTGGATCTCCATTCAGCAAGTGGTGATTCGTTGGAAGTTTTAGGCCAGGCCTGTCTCCCTATCCAGTTTGATGGACGAATCAAGGTTATCACCATTCTGGTGGTGGCCAATTTGTCCATCGACTGCATTTGTGGGATGGacttttggaccaaatttcacatcGTGCCCACTCAGTTGACTGGAGATTCCGTGAACGCAGCAGTTGTGGAGGAGGTTCCTGATCCAACCAACATGTCATCGCTAGAAGAAGAGGAGAAAttggaagaaattaaaaacagttttttagctGCCGGTCACGGTAAACTTACCACCACTCCTTTGGCCACTCATCGGATTGTCCTGAAGGAGGAATACAAAGGCAAGCCACCGGTTCGTCAATTTCCGTATGTCATGTCTCCAAAAACCCAGGCGTTGGTTGCAGTAGAGCTGGAACGGTTGCTCGAGGCCGGCATAATTGAACGGAGCGATTCAGATTGGTCGTTGAATTGTGTGCCGGTCATCAAACCAAACAAGGTTCGGCTTTGCTTAGACGCACGGAAGATCAACGAAAGAACTGTCCGAGATGCTTACCCTCTACCCCACCCTGGAAGAATATTAGGCCAATTACCAAAAGCAAATTATTTGTCAACAATAGACCTGTCGGAAGCATTCCTACAGGTTCCGCTAGATAAGGAGTCCCGGCGGTACACAGCTTTCAGCGTGCAGGGTAAAGGGTTGTTCCAGTATACCCGGATGTGTTTCGGGTTGGTCAACAGTCCTGCTTCATTGGCCAAAATAATGGACTTCGTACTGGGTCATGGTATACTGGAACCGAATGTTTTCGTATACCTCGATGACATTGTTGTGGTAACGGAAACATTCGAGCATCACGTACAGCTTCTTACGGAGATCTCTCGTCGTCTACGTGAAGCCAACTTGAGTATTAACCGCGATAAATCGCGATTTGGAGTATCCGAAGTACCCTTTCTGGGTTACCTGTTAGGAACCGAAGGCCTACGCACAAATCCGGAAAAGGTACGGCCAATCTTGGAATACGAACGGCCAACAACAGTAACAAAACTCCGGAGGTTTCTGGGAATGGCCAATTATTATCGGCGATTCATTCCAGACTTCAGTGGAACCACGGCGGCTCTCACCGATCTCCTACAAACGAAGTCGAAACTGGTTCGCTGGAATGAAGATGCCGAAACAGCTTTCGTTCGTATTAAGGAGCTGTTAATTTCTTCCCCCATTTTGGCCAGTCCAGATTTCAGCCGTCCTTTCACCATCCAAACGGACGCAAGCGACGTAGCAGTGGCAGGAGTGCTAACACAACAGCATGAAGACGGAGAGTGCGTCATAGCGTACTACTCCCACAAACTCAGCACGCCACAGAAGAACTACCATGCAGCCGAAAAGGAGGCATTGGCAGCGATATTGGCTATAGATGCCTTTAGGGGATATATTGAGGGTTACCATTTCACTTTAATCACCGATTCATCTGCTCTTACTCACATACTTAATGCAAAGTGGAAAGTAGGATCACGTTGTAGTAGGTGGGCGCTCATTCTGCAGCAATATGATATGAGAATAGTGCACAGGAAAGGCAAAGAAAATGTCGTTCCTGATGCACTTTCTCGTAGCATTGCAGCAATTGACAGCCCATCCACAACGTGGTACGATTCCATGCTGCATAAAGTTGTGAGTAGACCAGATGATTACGTGGATTTTAGAGTTGAAAATGGACAACTTCTCAAATATATTTCCGTTCCCGACTACCCACATGATGCTAATTTTGCATGGAAACGCGTACCACGGACGGAGGACATTGCCAAAATAATAGAGGATTCGCATAACTCGTCTTTTCACTCCGGATATGAACGGACGCTTGCAAGGATCAGACAGCGGTACTATTGGCCTCGCATGACTGTGGAAATCCGTAATTTTGTTCGGCATTGCACGACGTGCAAAGAAGTGAAGCCCTCTCACGTCGCCATGGTTCCCGAAATGGGTAAAATGCGTCTAGCAGATCGACCCTGGCAGATGATTTCGGTTGATTTTATCGGCCCCCTTCCCAGAAGTCGTAAAGGCAACCAGCATTTGTTGGTGGTCTCGGATTACTTCTCGAAATGGGTTCTAGTTCAGCCTGTGAAGAAAATCGCTAGTTCAACCCTGTGCGTTATTTTGAAAGATCAATGGTTCATGAAGAATTCTGTTCCAGAGATAATTATAACCGATAACGGTTCTAGTTTTCTCTCGAAAGAGTTCAAGTCATTGCTTGATCAATTCAAAATCACTCACTGGTTGAACTCACGATATCATTCGCAGGCGAACCCCGTAGAGAGAGTAAACCGAACCATCAACGCTGCTATCCGCACTTACGTCAAAGGGGATCAACGCCTCTGGGACACAAAAATTGCAGAGATTGAAATGATTCTAAATACTAGTGTTCACTCACCGACGGGGTTTACCCCATATTTCATTATCCATGGACATGAATATGCGGAGCAAGGAAATGACTATCGCCTCGCCCGCCATGGAGAAAATCTTACACCCGAACAGTTTGAGAAACGTCGAAAAGATTTATACCTTAGCGTCTACGagttggtgaaaaaaaatcttgaaaaagcgTACACAAGTTCCAAACGCGTTTACGATTTACGCATTCGCCCAGCTAAACCGTTTACTATTGGGCAATTGGTTTATCGACGAAACATGAAGCTTTCAAATGCGGGGGAGAGCTATAACTCTAAATACGGACCCCAATATTTACCGTGCAAAATAAAAAGCGTAAAAGGAACTTCCTCGTATACACTGGAAGATCTCCAGGGCAAAGATCTAGGGGTTTGGCCTGCCGCTCACATAAAGCCTGCATAAGTGCAACATGTTCGTGCAAgggtgataaaaaataataataataatgataaagaTTCGAATACTCACCACCACAATCACTAGTCATTCCTAGAATCCATTGGACCAAATATTCATTTCAGGGAATAGACTATTCTTTTCAGGTTCTCTTCAAAATAACcactttccgaagaaaaatgtACTTCCAGCTTGAAACGGGATATGATCATCGTTTACTTTGAGATAGGCACGTCGAGGAAATACATTGCTCGTTGGTAAATTTTGACCGCAACATAGACGGTGTTTACATTACGTAGGTGGTGGCGATCGAAGTCACGTTCAAGTCCAGAACATACCGATTCGACGGAAGATTCATTCAGCCAGACACCGGTGCGCCGATCAGCATGAACATAGGTTACACGGGATTAATCTTCTTCATAAGTAACGAGGCAAACTGGAGAGGTTGAAATAGGACGTCGTGGGGACGCGGGCCTCCTGGTCATTGTTAGCTGTTATATCGGTATATTCCAGTCAATGCATACCACGGAAAGTCTTAGATAATACTCGTCGGGATGGTCTACAGAACTGCAGGAACAGTCATGCCCGGTTCCCCTTTGCTTTTAGGTGGTATGAACGCCGGAACTCATCACCCAACAGTTACCATCGGCCATTAACGGGCATTCTAATATTCTCAAGACCACCGGAATCTCTCCACAAAATCCGAAATTCTTCTTCTAGGCCTCTTTTAAACATTCCGTAGCGATCCGGaacacctgaaaaaaaaaaaaagtaattcaggaagagtagaatatttttttatttatctaccTGTATTTTGGTATTTCGCAAGCACTAGATCGGATTTTGGATGCAGCTGCAGCGTGGAACGTACAAGTACctggaaacaaaatcaattaacacCAAAATCACTAAAATTCTCGCGTCATCGCACCTGCGAATTTTCTTCCATCGTCTCCACATGCCGGatcgaattcaaaataaacccaCGCTCTGATAGGCTCTGATGACATTTGAATGCCACGTCAGCAATCATCATCGGCTGTCATCATCGACAATCATCATCGAAAACAGATGCGAGTTTCGTTCAGTTTGGCCAGAAAAGGACGCAGCCAAACAGTGTTGTTTATACACGCTAAGGGAATAAAACGCAATTCTGCGTTATTTCGCAATTTTGCACTCAAAAATGAGCGATTAAAGAAATAACGTTTCGAGTTGCATATTCCCGCCACAGAATAAATCGTTTCAGTTTCGTACGAACTGAAACTGATTGATTAGTATAATAAGTTGTTTTTTCGTCATTACATGTAACTACGTGTTTGACGTTAACCGTAAAAGAGTAAATGATTGGGTGATTGAACGAATGAATGAAATTGTATGAATGGAAAAAATACTAGTCGAATGAAAGAAAGAGTGATTGGAAAAAGTAGGATAGGGTAGTGTAATTTAGGTAacgttctaaaataaattcatcGTCAATGCAACTTTGGTGTATAACAACAGGTGATAAGAGATGTCTTGGCAATTTATGATCTCTTAATTTTCTGAGAGCCTATTGGATGAGATCGCACACAGAATGATTGGGGGGACACTTTTGGTTTTGAGAAACAATTTGGATCAGAGAAGAGAAAGAAGGAAACTTTTTTTGAGATGACGCAAAATGGTAGTCAGTGATCAGTAATTCCTATTATGGAATCGTGATTTGGTGGAGGGAAGACTTTGTTTTGGCGACTAGTTCGGGATGACTCCGTTGAGGAACGAACAGAAATGGGCGTCTTTCGGGAAAAATCTTGGGTCATTGTTACCGTGCTTTGTAACCCCGTCTTCAAATCGGCTACGTGAGAAGATTCCTCTGCAAGCATGAACAAATTAATGTAGCGATCCTAATGCTAAGGGAGCCGCGGTAGGTAAGGCGCAAATTCCTGCCGTGCATAGTGACCCAGCATTAGAATCGACGACATGAGGAGATTCCTCTGCTTGGATATGACTCAATTACTCTAGAATATGTTGCGAATTGAAGACCAAGGGAGCCACGGTATGTGAAGTGCTTGCACTCTAACTTCACAATGGCTATGAGGATATTCCGTTACATTTCTGTGAAGTTAATCAGCGGAGAACCCAAGGAAAAAACCCTCGTTCGAGACAGGACCTTTGCAACCGTGTTTAGTGACCCCGCCTTAAAATCGTCTACGTGAGAAGATTCCTCTGCAATGATGACCCAATTACCCTAGAATATGTTGCGATTCTAATGCTAAGGGAGCGGCGGTAGGTTACGCGATTACACATGGTGTGTTGTGACCCGGCATTAGAATCGACGACATGGGAAGATTCCTCTGGTTGGCTATGACTACATTACTCTAGAATATGTTGCGATTTTAAGGCTAAGGGAGCCACCACGATGCATTGGTCCTCGGGTTTTTTCACCCCCGACTCCGGGAAGAttgtaaccattcatttaatggttacaataaaaattgtgatttttgggccagtttggatgaaaactttgtaaatattgtaaataaaaattattgttcgtaaatgtctaaaataagaataagatatctcatgtttgtgtggtgtcttgttctaattttaatagcaatcggctggtgtcatttagggatttagttttgtttatttatttatttattaatttattaaattcttcgttatttatttatttatttattttcgcgttatttatttattattcatttagttAGTTATTTGTTAGGTTTAGTTTTGTTAGATTAATATATTTTGTTATGGAATGCACgccataaaatgttttgttcgaaAAGACACCAGCCCTCTATATGTCAGTTCCTGTATTGTTACTGTCATGTTGCTGTCATCGAGCATCTTCGAAGGGGACAAAACATGCTTGACGGGAAATGGGAACATGGCGATGAAAGGACAAGAAAACCTATAAATAGGAGGAGCTCGAGAAGCTGGAGGCTTTTTCGAGTATTTCCGGTCCGAGGTTGAGCAGCAACAGCGCGTCACACACCTTACGTGACTAGCCCGTTTCCAACCGTACTTGGGTGGCATTGACCCCCTTCCCCGTTATTATCAGTTCCGGTAGTGGTCTGAACAATTTTCAACGGCCAGCTGGAAGCTTCACGACTCCATTTCCCAGCTGGTCGGTCGAGGTGGCAAAGTGAAGAGAACCCCAGAACAAGTGTCTTCCCCCAGTGCCGTGAATCACCATCAGCCTTTACGCGAACACACCGGTGTCCCGCGAGTGCTTTAGGTCGTGCCTGTGACTAGTGCCCCGCCCCCGTTACAACCCCCTTAGGGGCACTCCACGCTGTGGTGAGGTCTGGTGGGAATTCCCTCTGGGTGTTCTAGTGCCGACCAATCCGTTACTTGCCCCTCGATAGAGTGAGACACTCGCGTGGTTACCGTGCACACAAAAGCTCCCCGGACCGAAGTGAAACGGTAGGCCTACGCCCAACAGGCCGAGTTGTTGCGGGAATTGCCCAAATAGCAATTCCGGATTCCGTCCTGTTCCTGTATTCGTCCGATCCCGTTACGTTGTTCCAGCAGAagtcccccaacgagtcgaccaccGAGAAACGGCCGCAACGAGATCATCGAGATACCAAATAAAAGCGCAAGTACAAAAATAAAACCCAAAAACTTACCATTTCCTCTTCTAAAAATTTATATACATTCGAGAAACAAAACTCACAAAGAAAAGTGGATtggaaaattatgaataaattttgtatggtcttttctttcatccaaattgtcGAGTCTTTCTTTAAATGTGCATTCCCTGAAAGattaagaatatttttcctatcGTTATTTGTTTTCGTAAAGTTCAATTAAGGTTGAAAAGTCCGCCCATGAATCACAGTTTTAATTGTtgtagttgtttaaaaatatttctccgGTGATCAATTTAGTTTCCCCTGTTGAGCTAGCGCAGGGAAGTAGGGTCTAAAAGATTCTAACAGTTTGCATTTTAGTATCTTTGTGAACCTCTTTTTAAGCgttgtgtttggtcattttataCTGCGGAGAACTACGGATATTAGCACGGCGACTAAGTTCGTGAACCTACACAAACTTCCTCATTTCGCCAACACCATTTTGTTTAGTCTTCTTTGGAAGCCCacccctgagaagaaagtccgggttttaagagacttcagcacatcaacttttttgttgttggcgcttaagtgctgTTAAGTTGAGCTACGCAtttatgctaataaaattttcacttttctttaGCACAAGTGGGATTCAATCCTGATTGAAGTCAGTGGCTGTTGGTTTTTGAGAGTTTTGTCGTCTTGTTTCAGCTTCGACTTCCGAAGGTAAACGAGACGGGacaatttctgaaaaatagttgacatcactgttgtaagcttatgtcgctgaccaaaaatcagtatcgcatgacatacacccttattcttgttcgttagaacggatactttcgatcgaattcggaaaaggtattcttgttttcgttcgaacgtggTACGTTCGATGTTGGTGTTACCAGATCGAGTCAGAAATTTCGAAGAATGTAAACAACTGTTTGTTTCTGTAGCTTAGTCAAAATTTCGGGT
It includes:
- the LOC129748419 gene encoding uncharacterized protein LOC129748419: MEELSFNQALDRLVKLYQVMRVELLEEDELEQELKCRDVILSGLDLSRKRKCLRDALKREKESGSKLGSLHLRSDPENEREICLVKFKQLKKTLQSNTSDDMQKRISLARLAHVGARVATLLCSSRGSPNLLTQMQNVLVELVQLMQTAIEPPGSEQQDTTIDNPSQAMVEATGSARSEVPTPTALGQDDLDWIHSLQARIVGLEEELAKRKEGKDAETQTNQEIQNVSNPLDGGTNMNFENFSANSSFQNNSFPRILSNPTHPQDPYPNPYNQFPAPLNFPNQTLPNVNVSQNVGQPNPPAQNFPMQNPSQPPFANRWLPNQYQGQPGFPYGPSGGQYGQPGLSYPFQTPVQSRHTLPVSKWNIAKYSGDDQGLKLNEFLEVVHALSMAERVSEQELFESAVHLFTGSALKWYMTQRSMGRLISWQHLVFELRRTYLHPDLDALIKMKVYQRRQRQQESFYEFYSEVEKLIRTMSAPIPEFEKIQILQQNMRMDYKKQMAFVPVLNLESLVAAGQKLDALNFSAYNKVFGPDKVVNVIEGSDHKQATKNRQQVATSDTSAAVQQLQNSYPRAAVAGSKGNSAPKSQNQFSPNLPGPSRQLVGKSSGETSSSQSQPPLTLEMVVNNHKPPPSNRCYNCNREGHHAAICRQPPIIVCFKCGLRGFPTAMCPYCVKNHGTANQNRGSQERQADTEICNISYPFPNDHRPFVEIRIHDFPVRALLDSGSNYSLISENLFAKTRQKKVFALAKSLDLHSASGDSLEVLGQACLPIQFDGRIKVITILVVANLSIDCICGMDFWTKFHIVPTQLTGDSVNAAVVEEVPDPTNMSSLEEEEKLEEIKNSFLAAGHGKLTTTPLATHRIVLKEEYKGKPPVRQFPYVMSPKTQALVAVELERLLEAGIIERSDSDWSLNCVPVIKPNKVRLCLDARKINERTVRDAYPLPHPGRILGQLPKANYLSTIDLSEAFLQVPLDKESRRYTAFSVQGKGLFQYTRMCFGLVNSPASLAKIMDFVLGHGILEPNVFVYLDDIVVVTETFEHHVQLLTEISRRLREANLSINRDKSRFGVSEVPFLGYLLGTEGLRTNPEKVRPILEYERPTTVTKLRRFLGMANYYRRFIPDFSGTTAALTDLLQTKSKLVRWNEDAETAFVRIKELLISSPILASPDFSRPFTIQTDASDVAVAGVLTQQHEDGECVIAYYSHKLSTPQKNYHAAEKEALAAILAIDAFRGYIEGYHFTLITDSSALTHILNAKWKVGSRCSRWALILQQYDMRIVHRKGKENVVPDALSRSIAAIDSPSTTWYDSMLHKVVSRPDDYVDFRVENGQLLKYISVPDYPHDANFAWKRVPRTEDIAKIIEDSHNSSFHSGYERTLARIRQRYYWPRMTVEIRNFVRHCTTCKEVKPSHVAMVPEMGKMRLADRPWQMISVDFIGPLPRSRKGNQHLLVVSDYFSKWVLVQPVKKIASSTLCVILKDQWFMKNSVPEIIITDNGSSFLSKEFKSLLDQFKITHWLNSRYHSQANPVERVNRTINAAIRTYVKGDQRLWDTKIAEIEMILNTSVHSPTGFTPYFIIHGHEYAEQGNDYRLARHGENLTPEQFEKRRKDLYLSVYELVKKNLEKAYTSSKRVYDLRIRPAKPFTIGQLVYRRNMKLSNAGESYNSKYGPQYLPCKIKSVKGTSSYTLEDLQGKDLGVWPAAHIKPA